Proteins encoded together in one Labrus mixtus chromosome 18, fLabMix1.1, whole genome shotgun sequence window:
- the rab32b gene encoding ras-related protein Rab-32, with the protein MAGSSLTLCKDKLFKVLVIGDLDVGKSSIILRYASKRFDEGYKSSIGVDFALKTIEWDRNTVVRLQLWDIVGQERFKKMSRVYYKGAMGALVVFDIRNSSTLEAASNWKQDLDSKVCLESGRPVPAVLVANKCDLTGNDSDVAGSLDGFCIDNSFTCWFKTSAKENVNIDEAFAFLVKQMMRCDAGLSNEEDDGGLLKLNVPREESKSRTPCC; encoded by the exons ATGGCAGGGAGCTCCTTGACATTATGTAAAGACAAGCTGTTTAAAGTTTTAGTCATAGGGGATCTAGATGTTGGAAAGAGCAGTATTATCTTGCGCTACGCTAGCAAACGCTTTGATGAGGGATACAAATCCTCCATAGGCGTTGACTTTGCTCTGAAAACAATCGAATGGGATCGCAATACAGTGGTGAGACTGCAGCTTTGGGATATTGTAG GTCAGGAGAGGTTCAAGAAGATGTCCAGAGTGTACTACAAAGGTGCCATGGGAGCACTTGTTGTTTTTGACATAAGAAACAGCTCCACCTTGGAGGCTGCCTCAAACTGGAAACAGGACCTAGATAGCAAAGTGTGTCTGGAAAGCGGACGTCCGGTGCCTGCTGTCCTTGTGGCCAACAAATGTGACCTGACAGGAAACGACAGCGATGTGGCGGGCTCTCTGGACGGCTTCTGTATTGACAACAGCTTCACGTGCTGGTTTAAGACTTCTGCAAAG gaaaatgtaaatattgatgAGGCATTTGCCTTCCTTGTCAAACAAATGATGCGGTGCGATGCTGGCCTGTCTAATGAAGAGGACGATGGGGGCTTGCTCAAACTGAATGTACCTCGTGAGGAGAGTAAGAGCCGGACGCCGTGCTGCTGA